Proteins encoded in a region of the Rothia mucilaginosa genome:
- a CDS encoding shikimate 5-dehydrogenase: MARPALNRDTTVCISLSGRPSNHGIKFHNYLYEKHGLDYLYKAMTTTDIEGAIAGVRALGIRGCSVSMPFKQAVIPLMDDMDHSAAVIGAVNTIVNTDGFLKAYNTDVIAVASLLRSHNVDPSLPFLLRGSGGMAAAVAGAFFDAGFSQGMIIARNEETGRALAERYEYAWAPEVGNLRAPILVNVTPIGMAGGEESEELSYSQEAIAEAQVVFDVVAMPVETPLVRAARAAGKEVIHGGEVIALQAAEQFRLYTGVELTPEEVEEAEAQAN; encoded by the coding sequence ATGGCTCGCCCGGCACTGAACCGCGATACGACGGTCTGCATTTCCCTGTCTGGTCGCCCGTCGAATCACGGTATTAAGTTCCACAATTACCTGTACGAGAAGCACGGTCTGGATTACCTGTACAAGGCGATGACCACCACCGATATTGAGGGTGCTATCGCCGGCGTGCGTGCTCTAGGTATTCGTGGCTGCTCGGTGTCTATGCCGTTTAAGCAGGCTGTTATCCCGCTGATGGACGATATGGACCACTCGGCTGCGGTTATTGGTGCGGTGAACACGATTGTGAACACTGACGGCTTCTTGAAGGCGTACAACACGGATGTGATTGCGGTGGCTTCCCTGCTGCGTTCGCATAATGTGGATCCGTCTCTGCCGTTCCTGCTGCGCGGTTCGGGCGGTATGGCTGCGGCTGTGGCTGGCGCGTTCTTTGATGCGGGCTTCTCGCAGGGCATGATTATTGCCCGTAACGAGGAGACCGGTCGCGCGCTGGCTGAGCGTTACGAGTACGCCTGGGCGCCGGAGGTGGGCAACCTGCGAGCGCCGATTCTGGTGAACGTGACCCCGATTGGCATGGCTGGCGGTGAGGAGAGCGAGGAGCTGTCCTACTCGCAGGAGGCTATTGCTGAGGCGCAGGTGGTCTTTGACGTGGTGGCGATGCCCGTTGAGACTCCGCTGGTTCGTGCGGCTCGTGCGGCGGGTAAGGAAGTTATTCACGGTGGCGAGGTGATTGCTCTGCAGGCTGCTGAGCAGTTCCGCCTGTACACCGGTGTGGAGCTCACCCCCGAGGAGGTTGAGGAGGCGGAGGCTCAGGCGAACTAG
- a CDS encoding inorganic phosphate transporter, translated as MTTELIILVIVVLTALAFDFTNGFHDTGNAMATSIATGALKPKTAVALSASLNLVGAFLSVEVARSVGSGIVNLDRIDVTTDGPALMLIVFTGLVGGILWNVLTWLLGLPSSSSHALFGGLIGSAIVAIGFDGVQWMGVLSKIIVPAVLSPVIAAIVAATGTWLVYRIAAPVADDRKHGGFHKGQVATASLMSLAHGTNDAQKTMGVIFLALVASGTLSNDDAIPLWVKASCAIAIALGTYLGGWRIIRTLGKGIVEVDTPQGVAADGASAAIILTSSHFGMALSTTHVASGSILGSGLGRKGAEVRWSVAGRMVVAWLITLPAAAIVGALTWLIGHGLNALTGTQFVGEMTVFALLVIFCFLMWRHSQKDNIDASNVTGDWDEKEGAAVTSAEASAEAQTLATEKAGS; from the coding sequence GTGACTACAGAACTCATTATTCTCGTGATCGTGGTGCTGACCGCGCTCGCCTTCGACTTTACGAATGGCTTCCACGACACCGGCAACGCGATGGCAACCTCCATCGCCACCGGTGCGCTGAAGCCTAAGACCGCCGTGGCGCTGTCTGCGTCCCTGAACCTCGTCGGCGCGTTCCTCTCTGTTGAGGTGGCACGCTCGGTTGGTAGCGGCATCGTGAACCTGGATCGTATCGATGTAACAACAGACGGCCCGGCGCTGATGCTTATCGTCTTTACCGGCCTGGTTGGCGGCATCCTCTGGAATGTTTTGACCTGGCTTCTGGGTCTTCCCTCCTCCTCATCGCACGCTCTGTTTGGTGGCCTGATTGGTTCGGCTATTGTCGCGATCGGCTTTGACGGCGTGCAGTGGATGGGCGTTCTGTCCAAGATTATTGTTCCCGCGGTCCTCTCCCCCGTCATTGCGGCTATTGTGGCGGCAACCGGCACTTGGCTGGTCTACCGTATTGCTGCCCCGGTGGCTGACGACCGTAAGCACGGCGGCTTCCACAAGGGACAGGTTGCGACCGCATCCCTGATGTCTCTGGCGCACGGTACCAACGATGCGCAGAAGACCATGGGCGTGATCTTCCTGGCTCTGGTTGCTTCGGGCACTCTGAGCAACGATGACGCGATCCCCCTGTGGGTGAAGGCTTCCTGCGCTATTGCTATTGCTCTGGGTACTTACCTGGGCGGTTGGCGCATTATCCGCACCCTCGGTAAGGGCATCGTTGAGGTAGACACCCCGCAGGGTGTTGCTGCTGACGGTGCATCCGCTGCGATTATTCTGACCTCCTCCCACTTCGGTATGGCTCTGTCGACCACTCACGTGGCGTCCGGTTCGATTCTGGGTAGTGGCCTGGGTCGTAAGGGTGCTGAGGTTCGCTGGTCTGTTGCTGGCCGCATGGTGGTTGCTTGGCTGATTACCCTGCCGGCTGCCGCGATTGTGGGTGCTCTGACCTGGTTGATTGGTCACGGCCTGAATGCTCTGACCGGCACCCAGTTTGTTGGCGAAATGACCGTGTTCGCTCTGCTGGTGATCTTCTGCTTCCTGATGTGGCGTCATTCCCAGAAGGACAACATTGACGCTTCGAACGTGACTGGCGACTGGGATGAAAAGGAAGGCGCTGCAGTCACCAGCGCTGAGGCATCCGCAGAAGCCCAGACCCTTGCTACTGAGAAGGCAGGTTCGTAG
- a CDS encoding DUF3349 domain-containing protein — protein sequence MPDKSMISRVIDWLSVGYPKDVPVQDRAAVMAILKMRLTDEQLQEVVRQLMQSRAARGEAYVSDQRINEYIRRVVDHTPTPQDIDRVAKILGAHGFLIAENHVNEDAEPTAGGTEYVTYDDPTTGEIRIAELAAESANIPAPNATAAQDD from the coding sequence ATGCCTGATAAGAGCATGATCTCTCGAGTAATCGACTGGCTGAGCGTCGGGTATCCCAAGGATGTTCCGGTGCAGGACCGCGCGGCAGTGATGGCTATTTTGAAGATGCGTCTGACCGATGAGCAGCTGCAGGAAGTTGTTCGCCAGCTCATGCAGTCTCGTGCTGCCCGTGGTGAGGCGTACGTGAGTGACCAGCGCATTAACGAGTACATTCGTCGAGTGGTGGACCATACTCCGACTCCGCAGGATATTGACCGCGTCGCTAAGATTCTTGGTGCGCACGGCTTCCTGATTGCGGAGAACCACGTGAATGAGGACGCCGAGCCTACGGCTGGCGGTACCGAGTACGTGACCTATGATGATCCGACGACCGGCGAGATTCGTATTGCTGAATTGGCTGCTGAGTCGGCTAATATCCCGGCTCCGAATGCTACTGCTGCGCAGGACGACTAA
- a CDS encoding acetamidase, which translates to MSSSPSLEPENSHIPDTSTRGASQGSSGAASVATEGPIAEGPATEDSAAKTPSARVDAVKEAIVGQMRRLVVPRRSLLLTGGVVAAAGVIAAMPQIAATGVLGEDAAVVVSTEKLLARRERLVRENIDTRYLKIESLGRVYAGQGRREQDLRLVGSFSLTEAAQADLAAAATALTNLSVYGSLHRLSVTYGGVDLANDPQNIAHTVTDAPVSPLRVNDSATLQEEQWLKVLTANAALGTHVSYAQVGLLADELRLNAVVIDENYESLMKRFRALAELDLKNERVQQIHLNIQLAPEKALSLPSGAQSKISVSVAESSRVATVADVLSKAATKKELNTLASFSLVWNAREEYPSAGQRDAFKLGFTDPESKEESAKEAQRTAIRKYLQEVSGPLQALTKREATVPGEVIS; encoded by the coding sequence GTGTCTTCTTCCCCTTCTTTGGAACCCGAGAACTCTCACATTCCCGATACTTCTACCCGGGGAGCCTCTCAGGGCTCTTCTGGGGCGGCATCCGTTGCCACTGAGGGTCCTATCGCTGAAGGCCCTGCCACTGAGGACTCTGCCGCTAAGACCCCCTCTGCCCGTGTCGATGCCGTTAAAGAGGCCATCGTGGGGCAGATGCGCCGCCTCGTGGTGCCCCGCCGTTCCCTGCTTCTGACCGGTGGCGTGGTTGCTGCCGCCGGGGTGATTGCCGCGATGCCGCAGATTGCGGCAACCGGTGTGCTGGGTGAGGACGCTGCGGTGGTGGTTTCGACCGAGAAGTTGCTGGCGCGCCGTGAGCGTCTGGTGCGCGAGAATATCGATACCCGCTACCTGAAGATTGAGTCGCTGGGGCGTGTTTATGCGGGTCAGGGGCGTCGTGAGCAGGATCTGCGTCTGGTGGGTTCTTTCTCCCTCACGGAGGCTGCGCAGGCCGATTTGGCGGCGGCTGCTACAGCGCTGACGAACCTGTCTGTCTACGGCTCGCTGCATCGGCTGAGCGTCACCTACGGTGGTGTGGACTTGGCGAATGACCCGCAGAACATTGCTCATACGGTGACGGATGCGCCGGTGAGCCCGCTGCGCGTGAACGACTCGGCAACCCTGCAGGAAGAGCAGTGGCTGAAGGTGCTGACCGCTAACGCGGCGCTGGGAACTCATGTGAGCTACGCGCAGGTGGGGCTGCTGGCGGATGAGCTGCGCCTGAATGCCGTGGTGATTGATGAGAACTATGAGTCCCTGATGAAGCGTTTCCGTGCGCTGGCTGAGCTGGATTTGAAGAATGAGCGGGTGCAGCAGATTCACCTGAATATTCAGTTGGCTCCGGAGAAGGCGCTGAGCCTGCCCTCGGGCGCGCAGTCGAAGATTTCGGTGAGTGTTGCCGAGTCTTCGCGCGTGGCAACGGTTGCTGATGTGCTCTCGAAGGCTGCCACGAAGAAGGAACTGAATACTTTGGCGTCGTTCTCGCTGGTGTGGAATGCTCGTGAAGAATATCCTTCTGCAGGCCAGCGGGATGCCTTCAAGCTGGGTTTCACGGATCCTGAGTCGAAGGAAGAATCCGCGAAGGAGGCGCAACGCACCGCGATTCGTAAGTATCTGCAGGAAGTCAGTGGTCCCCTGCAGGCTCTGACGAAGCGTGAGGCGACGGTGCCGGGCGAGGTTATTTCCTGA
- a CDS encoding peptidylprolyl isomerase, giving the protein MTNATAKATIHTNYGDIVVDLFGNHAPLTVENFIGLADGSRQWKHPRTGEIMNTPLYKDVVFHRIIKDFMIQGGDPLGMGVGGPGYQFKDEIHPELSFSKPYLLAMANAGPGTNGSQFFITTVETPWLNGRHTIFGEVTDEASKKVVDAIESVETGFQDRPVKDVVISSIDIEKL; this is encoded by the coding sequence ATGACTAATGCAACTGCTAAGGCAACTATCCACACTAACTACGGTGACATCGTCGTCGATCTCTTCGGCAACCACGCACCGCTGACTGTTGAAAACTTCATCGGCCTGGCTGACGGCTCCCGTCAGTGGAAGCACCCCCGCACCGGTGAAATCATGAACACCCCCCTGTACAAGGACGTCGTGTTCCACCGAATCATCAAGGACTTCATGATTCAGGGTGGCGACCCCCTGGGTATGGGCGTTGGTGGCCCCGGCTACCAGTTCAAGGACGAGATTCACCCCGAGCTCTCCTTCTCCAAGCCCTACCTGCTGGCAATGGCTAACGCAGGCCCCGGCACCAACGGTTCTCAGTTCTTCATCACCACCGTTGAGACCCCCTGGCTGAACGGCCGCCACACCATCTTCGGTGAGGTTACCGACGAGGCATCCAAGAAGGTTGTCGACGCTATTGAGAGCGTTGAGACCGGCTTCCAGGACCGCCCGGTCAAGGACGTTGTCATCTCCTCGATCGACATCGAAAAGCTCTAA
- a CDS encoding rhomboid family intramembrane serine protease, which produces MENFPNYAGYGQSPTVCVNHPDRVSYAQCGRCNRTVCGECQVALDVGMVCPDCYRDLNGGASSPKRSFIARHWHITYTLILINVVVYGLQQIIPFRWVHNLGMMSGPRVHHGEYYRLITHGFVHSQTDPMHLVWNMIYLFIFGVSLERMMGRWKFLFVYMAATVGAGCSVYLFSYYRGAVGASGGVYGLYGAFFVLLLLRKQKDTARLFILLMGIDVVQSLFHPNISHAGHFGGLVSGALATLLIIPFVKKPESSESSEPPQQGLQRRFKGRY; this is translated from the coding sequence GTGGAGAACTTTCCCAACTACGCAGGCTACGGGCAGAGCCCCACGGTCTGCGTCAACCACCCCGACCGCGTTAGCTACGCCCAGTGTGGGCGCTGCAACCGCACCGTCTGCGGCGAATGCCAGGTGGCGCTGGATGTGGGCATGGTCTGCCCCGACTGCTACCGTGACCTCAATGGAGGCGCCTCGAGCCCGAAGCGTTCCTTCATCGCCCGTCACTGGCATATTACGTACACGCTCATTCTGATTAACGTCGTGGTGTACGGTCTGCAACAGATTATTCCATTCCGTTGGGTGCACAACCTCGGCATGATGTCTGGTCCCCGTGTTCACCACGGCGAGTACTACCGCCTCATCACGCACGGGTTTGTGCACTCGCAAACTGATCCGATGCACCTGGTGTGGAACATGATTTACCTCTTCATCTTCGGTGTGTCCCTCGAGCGCATGATGGGGCGGTGGAAGTTCCTCTTCGTATATATGGCGGCTACCGTGGGTGCCGGCTGCAGCGTGTACCTCTTCTCCTACTACCGGGGTGCCGTGGGTGCGTCAGGCGGTGTGTACGGTCTCTACGGCGCGTTCTTCGTCCTTCTGCTTCTTCGGAAGCAGAAGGACACCGCACGCCTCTTTATTCTGCTCATGGGTATTGATGTTGTGCAGAGCCTCTTCCACCCGAATATTTCCCACGCGGGACACTTTGGCGGTCTTGTCAGTGGCGCGCTCGCGACCCTGCTGATTATTCCGTTCGTGAAGAAGCCCGAGTCATCTGAATCTTCGGAGCCGCCGCAACAGGGCCTGCAGCGGCGGTTCAAGGGCCGCTATTGA
- a CDS encoding glutaredoxin domain-containing protein, with translation MFERQQSDQQKAREVMKDGGVVIYWRPGCPYCEALDSKLGELGDHATWVNIWEDPQAEAHVKSLNDGNATVPTVDTGDTHFVVADLVSRNKVKKLIENTLNSSGEA, from the coding sequence ATGTTTGAACGTCAGCAGTCCGATCAGCAGAAGGCACGCGAGGTCATGAAGGATGGTGGCGTCGTCATTTATTGGCGCCCCGGCTGCCCCTACTGCGAGGCTCTGGATTCTAAGCTGGGCGAGCTGGGCGACCACGCTACCTGGGTGAACATTTGGGAGGATCCGCAGGCTGAGGCGCATGTGAAGTCCCTCAACGACGGCAACGCGACCGTCCCCACCGTGGATACCGGCGACACCCACTTTGTGGTCGCTGACTTGGTGAGCCGCAACAAGGTGAAGAAGCTGATTGAGAACACCCTCAACTCTAGCGGCGAGGCTTAA
- a CDS encoding rhomboid family intramembrane serine protease, with protein MENFPNYAGYGQTPTVCVNHPNRVSYAQCKRCNRTVCGECQVALDVGMVCPDCYRDLTGGSSKAQGSKAQGSFLARHWHITYTLILINVAMYGLQQIIPNEWVVRHGNIWWPYVQHGEYYRIISYGFLHMQNDPMHLVWNMINLFIYGVSLERMMGRWKFLLVYLGSIVFGAFGVYVLAPGTSVVGASGGLFGLMGSFLAILIIRKQKDTARVFVMITAPNIIYSIMTPSNISHACHAGGFVGGVLLTLLFVPLVDKPEPPQQQSPQQWQNGRY; from the coding sequence GTGGAGAACTTTCCCAACTACGCAGGCTACGGGCAGACCCCTACCGTCTGCGTCAACCACCCCAACCGCGTTAGCTACGCCCAGTGCAAGCGCTGCAACCGCACCGTCTGCGGCGAATGCCAGGTAGCGCTGGATGTGGGCATGGTCTGCCCCGACTGCTACCGCGACCTCACGGGCGGCAGCTCGAAGGCGCAAGGTTCGAAAGCACAGGGCTCATTCCTGGCGCGCCACTGGCACATTACGTACACGCTCATTCTGATTAACGTCGCGATGTACGGTCTGCAGCAGATCATTCCCAATGAATGGGTGGTTAGGCATGGCAACATCTGGTGGCCCTACGTCCAGCATGGCGAGTACTACCGCATCATCAGCTACGGTTTTCTGCATATGCAGAACGACCCGATGCACCTGGTGTGGAACATGATTAACCTCTTCATCTACGGTGTGTCCCTCGAACGCATGATGGGGCGCTGGAAGTTCCTCCTCGTGTACCTGGGCTCTATCGTCTTTGGAGCCTTCGGCGTGTACGTGCTGGCTCCTGGAACGAGCGTGGTGGGTGCCTCCGGTGGTCTATTCGGCCTCATGGGCTCGTTCTTGGCCATACTGATTATTAGGAAGCAGAAGGACACCGCACGAGTGTTCGTCATGATTACTGCCCCGAACATCATCTATAGCATTATGACCCCGTCGAATATCTCCCACGCATGCCATGCGGGTGGTTTTGTCGGTGGTGTGCTGTTGACACTGCTGTTTGTCCCGCTTGTGGATAAGCCCGAGCCTCCTCAGCAGCAGAGCCCGCAGCAATGGCAAAACGGCAGGTACTAA